One genomic region from Marmota flaviventris isolate mMarFla1 chromosome 6, mMarFla1.hap1, whole genome shotgun sequence encodes:
- the Sox4 gene encoding transcription factor SOX-4 codes for MVQQTNNAENTEALLAGESSDSGAGLELGIASSPTPGSTASTGGKADDPSWCKTPSGHIKRPMNAFMVWSQIERRKIMEQSPDMHNAEISKRLGKRWKLLKDSDKIPFIREAERLRLKHMADYPDYKYRPRKKVKSGNASSGSSAAAASKPGEKGDKVGGSGGGSHGGGGGGGSGNAGGGGGASGGGANSKPAQKKSCGSKVAGGAGGGVSKPHAKLVLAGGGGGGKAAAASFAAEQAGAALLPLGAAAASDHHALYKARTPSAAASASAAASASTALAAPGKHLAEKKVKRVYLFGGLGASASPVGGLGAGADPSDPLGLYEEGGAGCSPDAPSLSGRSSAASSPAAGRSPADHRGYASLRAASPAPSSAPSHASSTSSHSSSSSSGSSSDDEFEDDLLDLNPSSNFESMSLGSFSSSSALDRDLDFNFEPGSGSHFEFPDYCTPEVSEMISGDWLESSISNLVFTY; via the coding sequence ATGGTGCAGCAAACCAACAACGCCGAGAACACGGAAGCGCTGCTGGCCGGCGAGAGCTCGGACTCGGGCGCCGGCCTCGAGCTGGGCATCGCCTCCTCCCCCACGCCCGGCTCCACCGCCTCCACGGGCGGCAAGGCCGACGACCCGAGCTGGTGCAAGACGCCGAGCGGGCACATCAAGCGGCCCATGAATGCCTTCATGGTGTGGTCGCAGATCGAGCGGCGCAAGATCATGGAGCAGTCGCCCGACATGCACAACGCCGAGATCTCCAAGCGGCTGGGCAAACGCTGGAAGCTGCTCAAAGACAGCGACAAGATCCCTTTCATTCGGGAGGCGGAGCGGCTGCGCCTCAAGCACATGGCTGACTACCCCGACTACAAGTACCGGCCCAGGAAGAAGGTTAAGTCCGGCAACGCCAGCTCCGGCTCCTCGGCCGCCGCCGCCTCCAAGCCCGGGGAGAAGGGAGACAAGGTCGGTGGCAGCGGCGGGGGCAGCcacgggggcggcggcggcggcgggagcggCAACGCGGGGGGAGGCGGCGGCGCGAGCGGCGGCGGCGCCAACTCCAAACCCGCGCAGAAGAAGAGCTGCGGCTCCAAGGTGGCGGGCGGCGCGGGCGGCGGGGTCAGCAAGCCGCACGCCAAGCTGGTCctggcgggcggcggcggcggcgggaaaGCTGCGGCCGCCTCCTTCGCCGCCGAGCAGGCGGGCGCCGCCCTGCTGCCCCTGGGCGCCGCGGCGGCCTCCGACCACCATGCGCTGTACAAGGCGCGGACTCCCAGCGCAGCGGCCTCGGCCTCCGCCGCGGCCTCGGCCTCCACCGCACTCGCGGCCCCGGGCAAACACCTGGCCGAGAAGAAGGTGAAGCGCGTCTACCTGTTCGGCGGCCTGGGCGCGTCGGCTTCGCCGGTGGGCGGCCTGGGCGCGGGCGCAGACCCTAGCGACCCCCTGGGCTTGTACGAGGAGGGGGGCGCGGGCTGCTCGCCCGACGCGCCGAGCCTGAGCGGCCGCAGCAGCGCCGCCTCGTCGCCGGCCGCCGGTCGCTCGCCCGCGGACCACCGCGGCTACGCCAGCCTGCGCGCCGCCTCGCCCGCCCCGTCCAGCGCGCCCTCGCACGCGTCCTCCACCTCGtctcactcctcctcctcctcctcgggcTCATCCTCCGACGACGAGTTTGAGGACGACCTGCTCGACCTGAACCCCAGCTCAAACTTTGAGAGCATGTCCCTGGGCAGCTTCAGCTCGTCGTCGGCGCTGGACCGGGACCTGGACTTCAACTTTGAGCCCGGCTCTGGCTCGCACTTCGAGTTCCCGGACTACTGCACGCCCGAGGTGAGCGAGATGATCTCTGGAGACTGGCTGGAGTCCAGCATCTCCAACCTGGTCTTCACCTACTGA